The Lewinellaceae bacterium genome includes a region encoding these proteins:
- a CDS encoding glycerophosphodiester phosphodiesterase, with amino-acid sequence MTYTKVAHRGAAGLAPENTLAAVKKGLQHNADRIEIDVQQTKDGQVIVMHDNTLDRTTNGKGNIKDHTLREIRMLSAGKWFAPEFADEKVPTLEEVMEEINGRATLLIEIKEGNDYYPGIEENVLHTIDQFNARDWCIIHSFSSEVIKSIHEKDPGIRLHKLFYAQLRFTPIMIENGTELFKFEDYPFVDEYSIYYRFANRNVIAKIHALGKKINVWTVNDKNTIDSLLSLGVDGIITDHPEWLE; translated from the coding sequence ATGACTTACACCAAAGTGGCCCATCGCGGAGCGGCAGGACTCGCCCCCGAAAATACGCTCGCCGCCGTAAAAAAAGGATTGCAACATAATGCAGACAGGATCGAAATTGATGTACAGCAAACCAAAGACGGACAAGTGATCGTCATGCATGATAATACGCTTGACCGAACCACAAACGGGAAGGGAAACATTAAGGATCATACCCTTAGGGAAATCCGCATGTTGAGTGCCGGGAAGTGGTTTGCTCCTGAATTTGCCGATGAAAAAGTCCCCACCCTGGAAGAAGTGATGGAAGAGATCAATGGGCGGGCCACTTTGCTCATCGAGATCAAGGAAGGAAATGATTACTACCCGGGCATAGAAGAAAACGTTCTTCACACCATTGACCAATTCAACGCCCGGGATTGGTGTATCATTCATTCTTTTAGTTCGGAAGTGATCAAAAGCATTCACGAAAAAGATCCAGGGATTCGGCTCCACAAACTCTTTTATGCCCAACTGCGCTTTACTCCCATTATGATCGAAAACGGGACAGAACTTTTTAAGTTTGAAGATTACCCGTTTGTGGATGAATACAGCATTTATTATCGTTTTGCCAATAGAAATGTGATAGCCAAAATTCATGCGTTGGGCAAAAAAATAAATGTGTGGACGGTCAATGATAAAAATACGATTGATAGCTTACTATCTCTTGGTGTGGATGGCATCATCACCGATCATCCAGAGTGGCTGGAATAA
- a CDS encoding T9SS type A sorting domain-containing protein has protein sequence MNNIIFTKRGGIALCLFLFWGVNASAQDWESITTPINSNLILYDISFPKGQDEVGFTGGAHLTYNGHGTIMKTEDKGATWNVIYQSNVNGTGVSSINFLDLQKGFAGTQAGNIMTTIDGGANWTSSDLDPNVDQGEIRAIVFYDENRGVLLTGWEGVYVTEDGGSTWAPATTDLTGPAYSITYADEQVLFAVGNQQKIYKSTDGGYTWTTNFTGNNSGNVNIGVDFSDVSHGLVTSEEGNIFVTTDGGENWTGYVVPNQNGLMRGALVVDENVMYATGTPGTVYKSINGGVNWTQETETDFNPSYYKIIMTESGHLFVSGSGATGGTILRKLAPAPLSVSMAITNVSCNGESNGSIALSVTGGVAPYIYIWSNDAMSSEITGLTAGTYSCIVIDAAGVLLESDTFIVSEPPAIDVSVVVSDETIEGLADGAVDVTISGGTPGYTYAWDNGASSEDLESLEDGTYCLSVTDANGCSSTTCATVLAGVVSTTNIPNLTAFRLFPNPVITNQGATLQLQFSESSDIKVEVINAQGTQVYDFTDFNTVSIQKPIEVMALPAGTYVVKVIDLENGYFVSKQLIKVK, from the coding sequence ATGAACAACATTATTTTTACAAAACGCGGAGGCATTGCTCTTTGCCTTTTTCTTTTTTGGGGGGTTAATGCCTCTGCCCAGGATTGGGAGAGCATTACGACACCTATAAATTCCAATCTCATTTTATATGATATTTCCTTTCCCAAAGGTCAGGACGAGGTCGGTTTTACCGGTGGTGCCCATTTGACTTATAATGGTCACGGAACCATTATGAAAACGGAAGACAAAGGCGCCACCTGGAATGTTATTTACCAAAGTAATGTAAATGGAACCGGGGTGTCCTCCATTAATTTTCTCGACTTACAAAAAGGGTTTGCCGGCACCCAGGCCGGGAATATTATGACGACCATAGACGGAGGAGCAAATTGGACTTCTTCGGATCTTGACCCAAATGTCGATCAGGGTGAAATCCGTGCGATTGTATTTTATGATGAAAACAGGGGCGTTCTTTTAACAGGCTGGGAAGGCGTTTATGTCACGGAAGATGGTGGAAGTACCTGGGCACCGGCCACTACTGATCTTACCGGGCCTGCCTATTCAATCACCTATGCCGACGAACAAGTCTTATTTGCCGTCGGAAATCAGCAGAAAATATACAAATCAACGGATGGCGGGTATACCTGGACGACTAATTTTACCGGTAATAATTCCGGAAATGTCAATATCGGGGTAGATTTTTCAGATGTCAGCCATGGGTTGGTTACCAGTGAGGAGGGAAATATTTTTGTGACTACCGATGGGGGCGAAAACTGGACCGGTTATGTAGTCCCTAATCAGAATGGTCTTATGCGTGGTGCCCTGGTGGTCGATGAAAATGTCATGTATGCCACGGGGACTCCCGGAACGGTTTATAAAAGCATCAATGGAGGAGTGAACTGGACCCAGGAAACGGAAACGGATTTCAATCCTTCTTATTATAAGATCATTATGACCGAAAGCGGACACCTGTTTGTTTCTGGTTCCGGGGCAACAGGAGGAACCATTCTCCGAAAGCTGGCTCCGGCTCCTTTAAGCGTGAGTATGGCCATTACAAATGTATCGTGTAATGGGGAAAGTAATGGCTCTATAGCGCTTTCTGTTACAGGGGGAGTGGCTCCTTATATTTATATCTGGTCCAACGATGCCATGTCCTCCGAAATTACGGGCCTGACAGCAGGGACCTATTCCTGTATTGTTATTGACGCCGCCGGTGTTTTATTAGAATCAGATACTTTTATCGTTTCTGAACCTCCGGCCATCGACGTTTCCGTTGTGGTTTCTGATGAAACCATTGAGGGGCTGGCCGATGGAGCTGTGGACGTCACCATTTCAGGAGGAACACCCGGTTATACTTATGCCTGGGATAATGGTGCATCCTCGGAGGACCTCGAATCCCTGGAGGATGGAACGTATTGCCTTTCGGTAACAGATGCCAATGGATGTAGCTCAACCACTTGTGCCACAGTATTGGCCGGGGTGGTTTCTACGACAAATATTCCGAATCTTACTGCATTCAGGTTATTTCCTAATCCTGTCATTACGAACCAGGGAGCGACTTTGCAACTTCAGTTTTCGGAGTCTTCTGATATCAAGGTGGAAGTCATCAACGCCCAGGGTACGCAGGTTTATGATTTTACAGATTTTAATACAGTAAGCATTCAAAAACCAATTGAGGTTATGGCATTGCCTGCCGGAACGTACGTGGTTAAGGTCATTGACCTGGAAAATGGCTATTTCGTTTCAAAACAATTGATCAAGGTAAAGTAA